A window of the Gemmatirosa kalamazoonensis genome harbors these coding sequences:
- a CDS encoding GAF domain-containing protein: MAAPSSPVDSLVVLQDALLAAGRAAELGEQLRVLATALATLAGGQTTIVVRDESLAAIRTVQVRPAGGGVEDVPAADRSTIAAPVWRRWLRLLKARRAQLAAPGATGPVYALDLSDQWARSEFGQALAGLPPESTMGAAPTAERVGPAGLLVAPILARDGAVLATLVQELPDRWPPSPDVVRAVELLGQQIGHHVAEARLAALAGRRAERLQRLQEAGAALTRSLDEGEIVRELAKQVSRVVPADGIVVAHPDLESGVVRTALRLVRGLSRPRADQPLGAGPLAEAARSGETVRVDDYDPSQSPLAAADDVVGDAGPAGSVLVMPMRVGTQLVGVVAVHAAAPRAYRAEDEELLRAVTAQAGTAIANARLFAESEAERRQSEALAEVARAVGGSLRFGEVLRLILRHTSALLKAGGACVALRRDDYLHIVAGVGAASLLSGVHVPAGASMMGRSMQDGRPYISNDVPQDEGYYAPLRRVAPIEKAVLVPLVGAEGPIGVIVAINREADFTDLDARVLQRLADHVAVAIVNARLFEEVTSATREWKVAFDAVAAGLVVLDDQGRVRRCNQRAAELAGAPGPKALLGRGFRDALGIAPAGRPSLDAPAFDVIDRALALGEEARDIVRAATRGVWLDVLASPHPDGGTVVTFHDVTADRERAAALARSEARYERLVESATDAIFTVDADGRITSVNHAVERATGREREDLIGERYDALLASADAREVAAELLAAALRGERVRREVRFLDAAGGAHTGSLVAAPIVEDAMVVGVLGVMRDVTDERRLSDQLMQREKLATVGRLVRGIAHELNNPLTSVLTLADLLVGDGAAPADDDEHTPDPADVRDAALAIRAEARRAARIMGKLHAFARQRAPERTSTDVNRVVLDALELRRYALRMQEVDIDVDLDYELPVTWADANQLQQVFLQIVTASEQSLADVPAGSRRLALRTRRVGDAIEAAFVDSGRGYSDERAARLLEPFGAGDDTEHDADLAVSSEIVRAHGGRIRVERVPDGGAAVVVELPYVPPPALSADAGALPLGAAGDG, translated from the coding sequence TCGCCGCTCCCGTGTGGCGGCGGTGGCTCCGGCTGCTGAAGGCGCGGCGCGCGCAGCTCGCGGCGCCGGGCGCCACGGGTCCGGTCTACGCCCTCGACCTCTCCGACCAGTGGGCGCGCAGCGAGTTCGGTCAGGCGCTGGCCGGACTGCCGCCGGAGAGCACCATGGGCGCCGCGCCGACGGCGGAGCGCGTCGGCCCCGCCGGGCTGCTCGTCGCGCCGATCCTCGCGCGCGACGGCGCGGTGCTCGCCACGCTCGTGCAGGAGCTGCCCGACCGGTGGCCGCCCTCACCCGACGTGGTGCGCGCCGTGGAGCTGCTCGGCCAGCAGATCGGGCACCACGTGGCGGAGGCGCGGCTCGCCGCGCTCGCCGGGCGCCGCGCCGAGCGGCTGCAGCGGCTGCAGGAGGCCGGGGCCGCGCTCACCCGCTCGCTCGACGAGGGCGAGATCGTGCGCGAGCTGGCGAAGCAGGTGAGCCGCGTCGTCCCCGCCGACGGCATCGTCGTCGCGCACCCGGACCTCGAGAGCGGCGTGGTGCGCACCGCGCTGCGCCTCGTGCGCGGGCTGTCGCGTCCACGCGCCGACCAGCCGTTAGGCGCGGGCCCGCTCGCCGAAGCGGCGCGCAGCGGCGAGACCGTGCGCGTCGACGACTACGATCCGTCGCAGTCGCCGCTCGCCGCCGCCGACGACGTGGTCGGCGACGCGGGACCCGCCGGCTCGGTGCTCGTCATGCCGATGCGCGTCGGCACGCAGCTCGTCGGCGTCGTCGCCGTGCACGCCGCGGCGCCGCGCGCGTATCGCGCGGAGGACGAGGAGCTGCTCCGCGCGGTGACCGCGCAGGCCGGCACCGCGATCGCGAACGCGCGGCTGTTCGCGGAGAGCGAGGCGGAGCGTCGACAGAGCGAGGCGCTCGCCGAGGTGGCGCGCGCGGTCGGCGGCTCGCTCCGCTTCGGCGAGGTGCTGCGCCTCATCCTCCGCCACACGTCGGCGCTGCTGAAGGCGGGCGGCGCGTGCGTCGCGCTGAGGCGCGACGACTACCTGCACATCGTCGCCGGCGTCGGCGCGGCGAGCCTGCTCTCCGGCGTGCACGTGCCGGCGGGAGCGAGCATGATGGGGCGCTCGATGCAGGACGGCCGCCCGTACATCTCGAACGATGTCCCGCAGGACGAAGGCTACTACGCGCCGCTGCGCCGGGTCGCGCCGATCGAGAAGGCGGTGCTCGTGCCGCTCGTCGGCGCCGAAGGCCCGATCGGCGTGATCGTCGCCATCAACCGCGAGGCCGACTTCACCGATCTCGATGCGCGCGTGCTGCAGCGGCTCGCCGACCACGTCGCCGTCGCGATCGTGAACGCGCGTCTGTTCGAGGAGGTCACGTCGGCGACGCGCGAGTGGAAGGTCGCCTTCGACGCGGTGGCGGCGGGGCTCGTGGTGCTCGATGACCAGGGGCGCGTACGGCGATGCAACCAGCGCGCGGCGGAGCTGGCGGGCGCGCCCGGCCCGAAGGCGCTGCTCGGCCGCGGCTTCCGCGACGCGTTGGGCATCGCGCCCGCCGGCCGTCCGTCGCTCGACGCGCCCGCGTTCGACGTCATCGACCGCGCGCTGGCCCTCGGCGAGGAGGCGCGCGACATCGTGCGCGCGGCCACGCGCGGCGTGTGGCTCGACGTGCTCGCCTCGCCGCACCCCGACGGCGGCACGGTCGTGACGTTCCACGACGTCACCGCCGACCGCGAGCGCGCCGCGGCCCTCGCGCGCTCCGAGGCGCGCTACGAGCGCCTCGTCGAGTCCGCGACCGACGCGATCTTCACCGTCGACGCCGACGGGCGCATCACGTCGGTGAACCACGCCGTGGAGCGCGCGACGGGCCGCGAGCGCGAGGATCTCATCGGCGAGCGGTACGACGCGCTCCTCGCGAGCGCCGACGCGCGCGAGGTGGCGGCGGAGCTGCTCGCCGCGGCGCTGCGCGGCGAGCGTGTGCGGCGCGAGGTGCGCTTCCTCGACGCCGCGGGCGGCGCGCACACCGGGTCGCTCGTCGCCGCGCCGATCGTCGAGGACGCGATGGTGGTCGGCGTGCTCGGCGTCATGCGCGACGTGACCGACGAGCGACGGCTCTCCGATCAGCTCATGCAGCGCGAGAAGCTCGCGACGGTGGGCCGTCTCGTGCGCGGCATCGCGCACGAGCTGAACAACCCGCTCACGAGCGTGCTGACGCTCGCCGACCTGCTCGTCGGCGACGGCGCGGCGCCGGCCGATGACGACGAGCACACGCCCGATCCCGCCGACGTCCGCGACGCGGCGCTCGCCATCCGCGCCGAGGCGCGCCGCGCGGCGCGCATCATGGGGAAGCTGCACGCGTTCGCGCGTCAGCGCGCGCCCGAGCGCACGAGCACCGACGTGAATCGCGTCGTGCTCGACGCGCTCGAGCTGCGCCGCTACGCGCTGCGCATGCAGGAGGTCGACATCGACGTGGATCTCGACTACGAGCTGCCCGTGACGTGGGCCGACGCGAACCAGCTCCAGCAGGTGTTCCTGCAGATCGTCACCGCGTCGGAGCAGTCGCTCGCCGACGTGCCCGCGGGCAGCCGCCGCCTCGCGCTGCGCACGCGCCGCGTCGGCGACGCGATCGAGGCGGCGTTCGTCGACAGCGGACGCGGGTACAGCGACGAGCGCGCGGCACGGCTGCTCGAACCGTTCGGCGCGGGCGACGACACCGAGCACGACGCCGACCTCGCGGTGTCGAGCGAGATCGTGCGCGCGCACGGCGGCCGCATCCGCGTGGAGCGCGTGCCCGACGGCGGCGCCGCGGTGGTCGTCGAGCTCCCGTACGTGCCGCCCCCGGCGCTGAGCGCCGACGCGGGCGCGCTGCCGTTAGGCGCGGCGGGCGACGGGTGA
- a CDS encoding P1 family peptidase — MSAIDSPVDLAPFGLALGHATDADGATGLTVVRGIDASFRAAAAIVGRATGTRELHAASPAHLVDRVDAILLTGGSAYGLDAAAGVMRWMEERGRGFPVGAGVVPIVPAAVLFDLGPLGRFDARPTPAMAYDACDRAAPLVTEQGSVGAGTGATVGKALGAARAMKGGVGCVVVEGGGMRATGVAAVNAFGDVRDADGRIVAGARGENGFADTAAMLAAGVGGASRFGAASAASPDALQHTTLCLVAVDAPLGRQALAQLARAATAALYRRITPCGTTFDGDTVFAVSPLGTPIDDPALALRAESLAVRALEAAIERAVREAVGRDGIPGLADGS, encoded by the coding sequence GTGAGCGCGATCGACTCGCCGGTCGATCTGGCGCCGTTCGGTCTCGCGCTCGGCCACGCGACCGACGCCGACGGCGCCACGGGGCTCACCGTCGTACGCGGCATCGATGCGTCGTTCCGCGCCGCGGCGGCCATCGTCGGCCGCGCGACCGGCACGCGCGAGCTGCATGCCGCGTCGCCCGCGCATCTCGTCGACCGCGTCGACGCGATCCTGCTCACCGGCGGCTCCGCGTACGGCCTCGACGCCGCGGCCGGTGTGATGCGCTGGATGGAGGAGCGAGGGCGCGGCTTTCCGGTCGGCGCCGGCGTCGTGCCGATCGTCCCCGCGGCGGTGCTGTTCGACCTCGGACCGTTAGGCCGCTTCGACGCGCGTCCCACGCCGGCGATGGCGTACGACGCCTGCGACCGCGCGGCGCCGCTCGTCACGGAGCAGGGCAGCGTCGGCGCCGGCACCGGCGCCACCGTCGGCAAGGCGCTCGGCGCCGCGCGCGCGATGAAGGGGGGCGTCGGCTGCGTCGTCGTCGAGGGCGGTGGGATGCGCGCCACGGGCGTCGCGGCGGTGAACGCGTTCGGCGACGTGCGCGACGCGGACGGCCGCATCGTCGCCGGCGCGCGCGGGGAGAACGGGTTCGCGGACACGGCGGCGATGCTCGCGGCCGGCGTGGGCGGCGCCTCGCGCTTCGGTGCCGCGAGCGCGGCGTCGCCCGATGCGCTGCAGCACACGACGCTCTGCCTCGTCGCCGTCGACGCGCCGCTCGGCCGGCAGGCGCTCGCGCAGCTCGCGCGCGCCGCCACCGCCGCGCTCTATCGCCGCATCACGCCGTGCGGCACGACGTTCGACGGGGACACGGTGTTCGCCGTCTCGCCGCTCGGCACGCCGATCGACGATCCCGCGCTCGCGCTGCGCGCCGAGTCGCTCGCCGTGCGCGCGCTCGAGGCGGCGATCGAGCGCGCGGTGCGCGAGGCCGTCGGCCGCGACGGGATCCCGGGTCTCGCGGACGGCTCGTGA